The following proteins are co-located in the Microcystis wesenbergii NRERC-220 genome:
- a CDS encoding CRR6 family NdhI maturation factor: MTVKIALNPNQIQNLDLSSLETIIQDYQSRSAIAELEQALQLEIDYPRAEGDMRELSEIPEVRLWFLRLDAVYPWLIFILDPKKGEIARYAAMLVPHQFHRGEGIQYNPEALEIFVMQKLFILSDWLKSQQIPALSRLKFFAQQFGYDIDEEFLSSL; encoded by the coding sequence ATGACTGTCAAAATCGCTCTTAACCCCAATCAGATTCAAAATCTCGATCTCTCATCCTTAGAGACTATTATTCAAGATTATCAGTCCCGATCAGCGATCGCCGAACTAGAACAAGCTCTACAATTAGAGATAGATTATCCTCGCGCAGAGGGTGATATGCGGGAATTATCGGAGATACCAGAAGTCAGGCTGTGGTTTCTGCGTTTAGATGCGGTTTATCCCTGGTTAATCTTTATTCTTGACCCAAAAAAGGGAGAAATCGCCCGTTATGCTGCTATGTTGGTCCCCCATCAATTCCATCGCGGGGAAGGAATTCAATATAACCCCGAAGCTTTAGAGATTTTTGTGATGCAAAAACTCTTTATTTTGTCTGATTGGCTGAAAAGTCAGCAAATTCCTGCTTTATCTCGCTTAAAATTTTTCGCTCAACAGTTTGGTTACGATATCGATGAGGAATTTCTCTCTAGTCTCTAA
- a CDS encoding 4-hydroxy-3-methylbut-2-enyl diphosphate reductase, with protein MDTKSFKRTLQQSDNYNRKGFGHKEEVMDAMTNEYQSDLIQEIRENNYRLQRGDVTIYLAQAFGFCWGVERAVAMAYETRQHFPQERLWITNEIIHNPSVNQRLRSMAVGFIPVENGQKDFSVVESGDVVILPAFGASVSEMQILNDKGCMIVDTTCPWVSKVWNSVEKHKKSAHTSIIHGKYNHEETIATSSFAGTYLIVLNLAQANYVANYILHGGDKNEFLEKFKNAHSQGFDPDRDLDYIGIANQTTMLKSETEEIGKLFEHTMLRKYGPIDFKDHFMSFNTICDATQERQDAMFELVKEPLSLMVVIGGYNSSNTTHLQEIAIERAIPSYHIDSAERILPGNRIEHKPLGGDLIITDNWLNEGKIIVGVTSGASTPDKVVEEVIEKIFAFKSSLVPG; from the coding sequence ATGGATACAAAATCCTTTAAACGCACCCTACAGCAATCGGATAACTATAACCGCAAGGGATTCGGTCACAAAGAGGAAGTAATGGATGCGATGACCAATGAGTATCAAAGCGACCTGATCCAAGAAATTCGTGAAAATAATTATCGTTTACAACGGGGGGACGTGACGATCTATCTCGCTCAAGCTTTTGGTTTTTGTTGGGGGGTAGAACGCGCGGTCGCCATGGCCTACGAAACTCGTCAACATTTTCCCCAGGAACGTCTCTGGATTACTAACGAAATTATTCACAATCCCTCGGTTAATCAGCGTCTGCGCTCCATGGCTGTGGGTTTTATTCCGGTGGAAAATGGCCAAAAAGACTTTAGTGTGGTGGAATCGGGGGATGTGGTGATTTTACCCGCTTTTGGGGCTAGTGTCTCGGAAATGCAAATACTTAACGACAAGGGTTGCATGATTGTGGATACCACTTGTCCTTGGGTTTCTAAGGTGTGGAATTCCGTGGAAAAACACAAAAAAAGCGCCCACACTTCGATTATTCACGGGAAATATAATCACGAAGAAACGATCGCCACTAGCTCTTTTGCCGGCACTTATCTAATCGTTTTAAATTTGGCTCAAGCTAATTATGTCGCTAATTATATTCTCCACGGTGGCGATAAAAACGAGTTTTTAGAGAAGTTTAAAAATGCCCATTCCCAGGGTTTCGATCCCGATCGTGATCTAGATTATATCGGTATTGCCAATCAAACCACGATGCTGAAAAGTGAAACGGAGGAAATTGGCAAACTCTTCGAGCATACTATGTTGAGAAAGTACGGACCGATCGATTTTAAAGATCATTTCATGAGTTTTAATACCATCTGTGATGCCACTCAAGAGCGTCAAGATGCCATGTTTGAACTGGTGAAAGAACCGCTTTCTTTAATGGTGGTAATTGGCGGTTATAATTCCTCTAATACCACTCACCTACAGGAAATAGCGATCGAGCGTGCCATTCCCTCCTATCATATCGATAGTGCCGAGCGCATTCTCCCTGGTAATCGCATCGAACATAAACCTTTAGGTGGCGATTTAATCATCACCGATAACTGGTTAAATGAGGGAAAAATTATCGTCGGAGTGACTTCTGGTGCGTCCACTCCCGATAAGGTGGTAGAAGAGGTAATCGAGAAAATTTTTGCGTTCAAATCTTCTTTAGTCCCCGGTTAA